The Candidatus Fusobacterium pullicola sequence GTATATTTGATTTATGCGAAATTATGTTACCAGTAGTTGAATAGAAAGGGAGCCTTCAACAAAAATGTTGAAAACTCCCTCTATTTGGCTATTTTTATTTTTTGTAAAAACTCATAGCTGAGTAGTTACAATAAAAATATAGCTAAGGAGTAACTATTATTTTTTACTTTACTGATAACTTTTGAGTATAGAAATCTCTTACATCATCCCATCTATAGAATGGAGCTATATCAGTTTTTACAGGAATTGATACTGGCTCTTCATTGTGAAGTATCTTTACAAGTATATCTCCAGCCTCATTTTTATAAAATATCCATTGGACATTTGCCGCCATACAAGAAACTTCACTTCCATTCCATGTTTGGTAAACCTTTGACATATCATCTTGTTTTTCTGACATTCCCTCTATCTCCATTATACTGATAAATGGAATTATTGTCTCAGCATGGGCAAATCTTAAATTAGCAGAGATATTCTGATTAGCTATAGCACTATCACTTGTCTCTATAAAATCTTTTAAAAGAGGTGTTGCTATATCAGTAGCTATATTCTCTCCAGTCATTCCTGGTCCTTTTTCATAGAAAGTTTTTATATTATCTAATTCATCATACCATTTTAACTCTTCAGATGTGAAATATTTTCCTATTCCTAAATCCTTTCCTATATCAGCTTGAAGTACATATAGGTCATAAAGATTAGATACGGCGTCATCAGCACTTTTTAAGATAACTTTTCCCTCTTCAGATTTTAATTGTATCTCTCCACTCTCTAATTTAGCTATAAAATCCTCTGTGAAGAATTGTTTTAGAATTCTATCTGTGTAGTTCTTAGTTTTAGCATATTTCTTATATTCAGCTTTCCAAGGCTCTTTCTCCTCATACTCTAAATATGCTGGTGATATATCGAAAAATCTTAATTCTATATCATCTTTTCCATTTGTAGATACCTTAAACTTAGTGTCTGGTGTATATTTTGAAAGTTCTTTTAAGAAAGCATCTCTACTTTGTTGAGCTCTTGTTACATAAGTTGCAACTGCATCAACCTCTCTTCCAAAAACCTCTTTATTCTCCTTATACATTCTCTTAGCTATTCCCTTTTGCTCTTTAACACCTACTGGAGTAAGTAATCCATAATTTCCCTTTTCTATCTCTAATATCTTAGCAACTTTTTCTTTTAATTTTTTACCTTTAGAAGTAAGTTTTCCCTCATTTTCAGCTAAAACTAAAAGCTCATATACACTCTTATCATATTTTGATGATGATAGGTGTCTTGAACCATGTCTACTTATATGGTTAATATAAAAAGGCTCATATCCCTTTGGAGTTTTTACTTTTACCTCTTTGTGCTTATAGGGCTGTTTTGTTCCTAAATATTTTAAATCATCTGCATCAGCAAACACCCCAGTACTAATAATCATAAACAATAACATTTTATTTTTTAATCCCATATCTTTCTCCTTTAAATTCATAATTATAAATCTCTTTAACTAATATTACTCTTTTATTTGCTAAAAGTCAATTTATAAATGAAAAATCTCTCTTTTTTCATCAAAGGAGAAATTAAACTCGATTTATTTTAATTATTTTAAGTTTTCTTTATTGAATTTCTTTACAATAGCTAAAACTTCTTCTGGAGTTTTTTGAGCCATTACTTCTTCAACTAAAGCTTCACATTTAGCTTTTTCTAAAGCCATGATGTTTTTCTTAATTCTAGGTACAGATATAGCTGACATTGAGAAAGCATCTAATCCCATTCCAAATAGAATAGCAGTAGCGTTTTCGTCTCCAGCAAACTCTCCACACATAGAGATAGTTATTCCAGCTTCATGAGCTCCTTTTATAGCCATTCTTATAGCTTCTAATACAGTTGGGTTATAAGTGTTGTATAGGTGAGAAATGTTTTCATTTCCTCTATCAACTGCTAATGTATATTGAGTTAAATCGTTTGTTCCGATTGAGAAGAAATCTACTTCTTCAGCAAAGCTTCTAGCTCTGAAAGCAACTGCTGGAGTTTCAACCATTATTCCAAGAGCTATATTCTCATCAAATTTAGCTCCTTCTGCTCTTAACTCAGCTTTACACTCTTCTAATATTGCTCTAGCTCTTCTGATTTCTGTTATATCCATAATCATTGGAAGCATGATTTTGATATATC is a genomic window containing:
- a CDS encoding histidine phosphatase family protein — translated: MGLKNKMLLFMIISTGVFADADDLKYLGTKQPYKHKEVKVKTPKGYEPFYINHISRHGSRHLSSSKYDKSVYELLVLAENEGKLTSKGKKLKEKVAKILEIEKGNYGLLTPVGVKEQKGIAKRMYKENKEVFGREVDAVATYVTRAQQSRDAFLKELSKYTPDTKFKVSTNGKDDIELRFFDISPAYLEYEEKEPWKAEYKKYAKTKNYTDRILKQFFTEDFIAKLESGEIQLKSEEGKVILKSADDAVSNLYDLYVLQADIGKDLGIGKYFTSEELKWYDELDNIKTFYEKGPGMTGENIATDIATPLLKDFIETSDSAIANQNISANLRFAHAETIIPFISIMEIEGMSEKQDDMSKVYQTWNGSEVSCMAANVQWIFYKNEAGDILVKILHNEEPVSIPVKTDIAPFYRWDDVRDFYTQKLSVK